From the genome of Papaver somniferum cultivar HN1 chromosome 2, ASM357369v1, whole genome shotgun sequence, one region includes:
- the LOC113351175 gene encoding uncharacterized protein LOC113351175 — MDFQDFTIIDKSWIGLPRDHDAFKEGVRNFIDYASSDLEPDQKIFCPCKDCNNNKRELVSVVHGHILWNGFMPGYVDWVYHGEGDDQVRETTNTGNVVQDDDEEMSDLLQEMNYDASNFYKLLNDAQVSLYPGCEKFSRLSFIVHLLHVKSLGGLNIKGFDALLSLLTKSFPDAKLPKNFYEARTTIKGLGIGYILIDACENDCVLFWKENADKTSCPVCHASRWKTTELNVDNESIRRTPRGKNIPVKQLRYFPLKPRLQRLFMSSKTASYMRYHAKRRPKDGVLRHPVDAETWKTFDKKHPAFAADPRNVRLALATDGMNPFGNMLHPHNTWPVVLINYNLPPWLCMKEENFILSMIIPGPKYPGNDIDVYLQPLIEELKELWDEGVETYDISKKENFKCRATLLGTISDFPALAMLSGWSTKGEFACPCCGPDRCSERQSNGGKYCYMHHRRYLPAGHHWRH, encoded by the coding sequence ATGCGAGCTCGGATTTAGAACCCGACCAGAAAATATTTTGTCCTTGTAAGGATTGCAATAACAATAAGAGAGAGCTTGTGTCTGTAGTGCACGGACATATTCTGTGGAATGGCTTTATGCCGGGATATGTCGATTGGGTATACCATGGAGAAGGGGATGACCAGGTGAGGGAAACAACCAATACTGGAAATGTGGTGCAGGACGACGATGAAGAAATGTCTGATTTGCTGCAAGAAATGAACTATGACGCCTCCAATTTTTACAAGTTGCTGAACGATGCGCAGGTGTCACTATATCCTGGCTGTGAAAAGTTTTCAAGATTATCCTTCATTGTGCACTTGCTTCATGTCAAGTCCCTCGGTGGATTGAACATCAAGGGGTTTGATGCGTTGTTGAGTCTCTTGACCAAATCCTTTCCGGATGCCAAACTACCAAAGAATTTTTATGAAGCTAGAACAACAATCAAGGGCTTGGGGATTGGCTACATTTTGATCgatgcttgcgagaatgattgtgTTTTGTTCTGGAAAGAGAATGCAGATAAAACTTCTTGCCCGGTATGTCATGCTTCAAGATGGAAAACTACTGAATTGAATGTGGATAACGAATCAATCAGAAGAACACCAAGAGGTAAAAACATTCCAGTAAAGCAATTGCGGTACTTCCCATTGAAGCCAAGACTTCAGAGGTTATTTATGTCTTCAAAGACCGCTTCTTATATGCGATATCATGCCAAAAGACGTCCCAAAGATGGAGTTTTGAGGCATCCAGTTGATGCAGAGACATGGAAGACCTTTGATAAGAAGCACCCAGCGTTTGCAGCTGATCCTCGCAATGTAAGACTTGCATTAGCAACTGATGGGATGAATCCGTTTGGGAATATGTTGCATCCACATAATACATGGCCAGTTGTTCTCATCAATTATAACTTACCACCGTGGTTGTGTATGAAAGAGGAAAATTTTATCTTGTCCATGATAATTCCTGGACCCAAATACCCAGGAAACGACATCGATGTGTATTTGCAACCACTCATAGAGGAATTGAAGGAATTGTGGGATGAAGGTGTTGAAACTTACGATATTTCAAAGAAAGAGAATTTTAAATGTCGTGCAACATTACTTGGCACCATCAGTGATTTCCCTGCACTAGCTATGCTTTCCGGGTGGAGCACCAAAGGGGAATTTGCTTGTCCGTGCTGTGGGCCTGACCGATGTTCAGAACGACAGAGCAATGGGGGCAAGTATTGTTACATGCATCATCGCCGATACTTGCCTGCTGGTCATCATTGGCGCCACTAG